Within Hydra vulgaris chromosome 02, alternate assembly HydraT2T_AEP, the genomic segment GCTCAAGgatctaaaaataaaggtaacaaacaaacaaaaattatcccTCTCCTAATTTTAAGGTTTATAGATTTCTTTCGttgtttacctttttttacattttagattatttttcagcaatttgaatatatatttttttacaaaattgattttggAATAGTTTTAACTTATTCCTGATCACTGTGATACAGTACGTAATGCGGTTGAACCAAAAATACAGTCTACTCgctcatatatttttaattatatattacaattagtaatgtttttattagtaTACACAACAATCAGAACaaactgaaaatatttacatgattTTAGTCTAAAGTTAATGTTACACAAAGGACgctaaaaaagcttttttagtCGTTTGATAAGAATAAGTAGTTCggtaatttatttagtttttatttatttgatctatTTAGAGCTTATCGATTGATTTAAAAGGAATTAGCTTAATAAAATTAGCCGCTATTAATGAATATAGCGCTATATATTTTAACACTCTTGATTAAATGAAAGAGtgcatttgttttgttttaaaggtTAGAATCAGAAGTAAAACAACAATGTGGTGGTACGTGCTGATCATAATTGTTTTAAGTGTAAACGGTGCTCCTTTTCGTAAAAAAGGTATCAATATTAGCGAAAAGTAACCAGAAttgtgtaataaataatttttaaattatattattaccaagtataactttttatgaagtgttgaaaaaaaaagatatacatTTCAATGAGTTTAATGGTTGAGTCGTATTTTATGTACGTAAACAAAAAAAGCGAAAACGCAactaaaagtattataaatttaagaattttacaaattattaatgCATAATTATGCAAccgtaaaacataaaataaaaacgttgattctattaatgttttttaaagaaaatacgttattgtatatattttttaatttgttaactttttatataaatttaaattcgaTATATTGAAATGACGAGTAGAAGGAATTCATTAAAAAtgagatttttgtttttgatggaTTTTCTCTATACAAACTCGTGTaaatagcttgtaaacaaatCTTCACTTGTACCACTTCGCCTGCGAAGCTTCTTTTTTGCTCGCGTCCataagttttcaatattttgagtGTGGATATGAGGATTATTCGGATGAACAAAGTTTTCTTGGTGTACAACAACTTCATGGCTATTCATGCCATCATTCCATGTATCTATGTTTGCTTACTATGGCCAGCTATCTGATATTATGTGATCCACTTAAAATCCATCTTTCAATTACTGCTTGAAGTAATTCAACTGTTCTATCTGGCACTTCAACAAGAAAGCATTTTTCTGAGTCTACCAGTGACCTAGCCGCCATTGTCCACAATGGTATTTTCTGGGATAAAACTTTGATTCATCTATTTCAACAATAATTGGTTGGCCGGTAACGTCTATACCACCTATTTCACATGGATTTTCCTCACGCCATTGCTCCACAAAGTTCTCTACAGAAGTTAGACCAATCAACTTTTGTGTGATTGCGATTTAACTCTGCTTCCCGCGAATGTCTTTTTGGGTAAAATCAACTGCAAACCCGTAAATTATCACTATATCTGATTCAGCGAAAGATGACTTCTGGAGAATAAGCTGTTAGTTCggatgctatatttttttttatactgtaGACTGAACCAAGTTTTTCCATCTGTAATCTTTCTCCGATTAATTAATCGACATTGAATTTGACAAGTAGCGCAAATAAATGAATTTGATATTAGCCGATGTCGGGCACAGCAATTAATTAcatcattttcatttgataaaagACGAGCTAATAATGAAAGATTATACTATTAAAAGATTATAAGTTAAAACATCATTAGGTTGTACAAACTCATTATTAGGAACAATACAACGAGATGCCTGCGGTCTGGGCATTTTGCAATTGAAAAAGCGTTATAAAAACGAAATATAAGAGTATAGAGACAACATTTGTTAATAACctttgttaagtttttaattttaattttttttaataaaaaagttcttaataaaaaaaaattatttaaaaaaagacgaagtcttaattatgcaaattcttttgtttaaatttatttataaaaaaaaaaaagaattttttaattccttttaATTACGCAATATGTGAGAGTTTATGTACATAAAATACGACTCAACcgagtttaattttattactctcgatactcggtgtagttaaggcagtTTTAAAATATCGTAGCGTATGTATGATAATTTGTTGACTAcaacatatttccgttaaatgatcaggtctgtgaattatgaaagatgaaaaaaattaaagtgacaaattttgcggtatcataaaatataaatgtttgtagcgaaaaaacccaggccgaagatttttttatttaaaaaaacattttttttttaaatcccaATCGCttgtccaaatttaaataaagtttaaaaaaaatatgttgcttaAGTAAAGTAAACatcatagtttaataatttgttctgattgtttattagcaatttttcttaattataagctctttcttggtccgaattctagtattttttgtaaaaattgatagaaatattgtactTTGACAACTATATGTAGTTAATATATgccagaaccgattagaactaggatctatGTAAATTAAggcactttttcaaaagattataatTAATTTCATGATAACGCCGATGAGCGGAagtgatctaaagactccaaaatggtgttttttagattcactattaggggtagtaaaaaggttttgaaaattatattaaaaaaattaaagtttctttaaatgtttaaaaaacctgaatcaaaaaaaaaaattataccatctaaagctcttgtttggacataatacgtttataaaaccatgctaatttcaaataaaagaatttaagtaatttgttaatcgccttaactacaccgaatAGTCAAatttattgcaagaaattgcaTCATATTTCATATTTCACATTCTTGTAAATATGACTACAAAGAAATTCGACCTTTTGATTTGTTCATGAAATGACTTTAAATTGTCTTTAACAATGACATGATTTCATAACCACCATATTGTGTACATACTATAGAATTAGCCTAATAAATTCTCTGTAAAATTAAATCTTGCAAGTCTTTATGTTAGCTGTTCAAACAAATCGGTAAAAAGAAAATAGCCAAAGTCAATTTAGTAAAGTtttgagaaacaaaaaaatctttaaactgGATACTGTAGATTGAAATCCTACTTAAGGTGATCATAAAAATATAGCATCTTTAAGATCAACAAACAATAACGGTTTTATAAATGcttaactttttcattaaacagAATGCCCCTTTGAAAgaggtttttgatttttttgatttgaggttatttttgagttaattgaattattttaataaaatcttggCATTTAATTtcagtatttcattttttgcaataaaatgtctttacaacttaataaatcttgtaaaaaatattctttaaaaatatcaattttgaaaaataagtatatttataaaaatatcatacagtTTTGTTGCACTTTCTCTAATCTCtcatcattttgattttttagatggAAATGTTATAAAACGATATCCTTACATAGTAAGAAACGAAAACCGAATTGTTGCACTTGTCGAATTGCAGGGTAATAACATCAAAGGCGAAATATGGTTTGATCAATCTTATAATGATGCAACATATATAGAAGGTActatgcattatatatatatatatatatatatatatatatatatatatatatatatatatatatatatatatatatacatatatatacatatatatatacatatatatatatatatatatatatatatatatatatatatatatatatatatatatatatatatatatatatacatatatatatatatatatatatacatatatatatatatatatatatatatatatatatatatatatatatatatatatatatatatatatatttatatttatatatatatatatatatatatatatatatatatatatatatatatatatatatacgtatgtacGTCTGTATataatgttaaactttttttaaggctACATCTCAGGAGTCTCACCTGGTAAGCACGGTTTTCATATCCATGAATTTGGTAAGCTATCAGATGGCTGCAAAGATGCAGGTGCGCACTATAATCCTTTAATGGTTAACCATGGTGGAAATATGGATAAGATTCGACACATAGGAGATTTGGGTAATATAGATGTTGGTAAAGATGGAGTGGTGCAACTTTCTTTAAAAGATACAGTTGTAAACCTATTTGGCAATTATAGCGTACTTGGAAGAACTTTAGTTGTTCACCTAAATGAAGATGATTTGGGGAAAGTAGATAACgaagaaagcaaaaaaacagGAAATGCAGGACCAAGAATTGCCTGTGGAATAATCAAAAGAGTAATGCATTATTGATCTTTCTTAGTGAACTTTTTTGAATCACTgtcataatcttaaaaaaatttaaacattcttCAGAACTTCGCAGTTGTAAATGTTCATTGAAATTAGAAACATTAAGAAAGTTAAACTGTGGTTATGAacatttctcttttatttttaaaagtattttgtagaaatgtgtttttgttttcataaattcATTTCTGTTGGTTGATACAAATATTCCTTATTGATATTTGTTTTAggttattttttactaaatatttgtttcttattatttattcattatattttaataaatttttttattgaggtTCTTATTTTGAGAAatctacttttttaaagttgttttgggtaattttaaataaaactaatattaattgtatttgttattaatcattgaaaaattatgaaatgatATTTAAGATATTGGAAGTATGCATTGAAAATGAAATGATATTTGAAATATTGGAAGTATGCACTGAAAGcgatattttataataatcaaaaattattttgagaagACTATTAGACTAGATCTGacaaaatacttaatatttaaaattataatttttaaaagtatgatttttaaatgtttatgtatattCTATGTGTGTATGCTTATTATTAgtcatattatatttaaaaactggtgtcactcctttgatcactACTTTGATTTGAGTGACACCATCCTTATCAATAACCAGGAGCGAGACTAGGTTTTTTCAAAATGAGACGAGACCGAGACGAGAAGTTAGTACTTCTCGTGAGACCGAGAACGAGACGAAACGagaaatttaacaatttttgaaaacaaatttattaaaatccaagtaaaaaaaaaaagtgtaaacatGGTTTTGACAAATAGACACAAATGGCATTTGTcaaatgtaaataactttttcaaatattaattcagaatttttttgtcaaacttttCCAACAAGACAAGATGTTTTCTCTGATTAAGATGAtttgttctactttttctgGGTGTAAGTTGTGTCTGGATGATCGGGCGACATTTCCACCTGAGCTAAAAACTCTCTCTGATTTAGTTGAACTGGCTGGATTAGCTAAAATTTGTCTAGTTAATAAAGAGAGTTCTGGCAATGTATTTGAATGCAATTTCCACCAATCAAGAATCGGAAAGTCTTTTTTGGCATCAGGGAGATATTCATACTGGCACATTTCGCTCAAAATAGGATTTAGTTTAGATGTTGGCTCTTGTGATTCAAGTCTGACGTTTAACTTGCGCTTTAGTTTTGAATTAGGGGACAAATCTGCTGAAAGGACTCTGGCAACAGGTTGGCACTCAACATAATCCTTAACCTGTGAGGCAAACCATTCTTTtgttgtttgatattttttgaagagCTTCAAGTGAAGTCCCTTTAAAGCAGGATTTAAGTTGTTTGCTGCAGCACTCAATAAGTTTCCTGTGTGACAAAGAGGAAATCTTTTCGCAATGcagcttttcaaattttttgcataCAAGACACCGTAGCCATTTTTTCCATCCGTCTCAATAAATTGATCAATTATGTCATGGATTAAATAAAGAGAATCGGCAACAGTGTTATTGTTGGAATAGACTTAGCCGACCACGTTTCTGTAGCTTCTTTAAGTGGTGCCAAAATTTCTACTGCTCCCTCGATTGATTTTCACTGTGATGCACTGATAGtctttgaagaaaaaatatcttCATTTGCACATAAGCTGATAATTGCACTCTTTAGATGTAGGACAGAAGCCATGCAATCCAGTTCACTATTCCATCTTGTGTCAACAGATTGGCGTAACTGTCTACAATTGATTCTTTGCGCGTCTGATTCTGATTCAAGCAACTCAGCTGCAACTGTTGACTGGTGAGTTAAAGAAGCCAAATATTTGCATGTTTGCAACGCATCATCCATTCCAGCAGTCATTCCAAATGAGCCTCGAACTGCACATTGCAAAATATGATTGTTGCACAAGTATTGGTCAAGGCGCTTTGACAATTTACTGCAAGTTTCATGTTTCTTGCCTGATCGTTCACGCAGTACATTGGCAAATCAGCAGGCAAGTTTAGTTCTTCTAAGAAAGAATCCAGCTTTCCTTCAATTAAGACACCTGTTTGTCTGCCTGGGAACTGTTGGATATGGGGTGTCCAGTAATGTATGGGGTCCAGTGATGTATTTATGATAATGATGGGGTGTCCAGTGATGTCTCCAATTTTCGTCAATAGCATGAAAAGTCCAAAAGATGTAGCTGTCCTGAGCTCTAGAAGTCCAAAGGTCAGAAGTAAATGCAGCACTTTTTAGATTTGGCGTAATCTCAGTTATTATGCTCTTCATTCCAGCTTGAACTTCTCTTGACCGAATTGAAAGCTTTCTTGAATATGTTGTTCTGTGATGAAGGCTCAGTTTAGGGTTTGCAATGTCAAACAATTTCTTGAAACCTCTTCCTTCGACTGCTGAAAAGGATGCCAGATCAGTGCAAAAGTAATCCAGCATTGCAGAGTCAAACTGTTTTTGAATGGAATTGTCTTTGCCATATTTGGACTTTGTTTCAAGCATTTCAACCACGGTTCGTTGTTTCTTC encodes:
- the LOC100215873 gene encoding superoxide dismutase [Cu-Zn]-like isoform X2, producing MWWYLFAIALNVNCAPVSQEDGNVIKRYPYIVRNENRIVALVELQGNNIKGEIWFDQSYNDATYIEGYISGVSPGKHGFHIHEFGKLSDGCKDAGAHYNPLMVNHGGNMDKIRHIGDLGNIDVGKDGVVQLSLKDTVVNLFGNYSVLGRTLVVHLNEDDLGKVDNEESKKTGNAGPRIACGIIKRVMHY
- the LOC100215873 gene encoding superoxide dismutase [Cu-Zn]-like isoform X3; this translates as MKECICFVLKVRIRSKTTMWWYVLIIIVLSVNGAPFRKKDGNVIKRYPYIVRNENRIVALVELQGNNIKGEIWFDQSYNDATYIEGYISGVSPGKHGFHIHEFGKLSDGCKDAGAHYNPLMVNHGGNMDKIRHIGDLGNIDVGKDGVVQLSLKDTVVNLFGNYSVLGRTLVVHLNEDDLGKVDNEESKKTGNAGPRIACGIIKRVMHY